The following are encoded in a window of Chitinophagaceae bacterium genomic DNA:
- the mutS gene encoding DNA mismatch repair protein MutS, with protein sequence MAKATAETPLMQQHNAIKAKYPDAILLFRVGDFYETFGQDAITTSSVLGITLTRRNNGNPAASELAGFPHHALDTYLHKLVKAGYRVAICDQLEDPKLAKGIVKRGVTELVTPGVATSDKLLEHSSNNFLAALHFEEDRTGIAFLDISTGEFFVAEGDKEYADKLLQSLKPAEVIFQRNQQRYFKENFGTKFFTYTLEEWIFAEAYATESLLKHFGTHSLKGFGIEGMRTGIVAAGAILHYLKDTEHPNLGHITSIQRIDREEHLWMDRFTIRNLELFGGSEGSNTLLKVLDNTVSAMGARLLKRWMVLPLNSISKINERLNAVEFLIKEVDLRNKIAQYIKQAGDVERLVSKVPLKKVNPREVLQIAKGLQQTELIRSLCEHSSNDYLKRLGDSLNPCKYILDKILKELNENPPAAASRGSVIAAGVNEELDALRKIASGGKDYLIELQQKEALATGISSLKISFNNVFGYYLEVTHAHKTKVPGTWIRKQTLVNAERYITPELKEYEEKIVGAEDKMLQIEMQLFEELLNELQDYIAPMQVNGHVMAVLDCLCCFANNAIYFGYKKPMLEDNFILDIKDSRHPVIERNLPVGESYIANDIYLDPSTQQIIILTGPNMSGKSALLRQTALITLMAHMGSFVPASDARIPLTDKIFTRVGASDNLSGGESTFMVEMNETASIINNLTKRSLILLDEIGRGTSTYDGISIAWSIAEFLHNSPHQPKTLFATHYHELNELENKFSGIKNYHVTNKEVGNKIIFLRKLAPGGSTHSFGIHVARMAGMPPALIDRANEILKQLEESREGGQAASLDSNLKKLSTPKMQLSIFDAHSMTFDEIRKLLEEVDINRLTPVEALLKLQEIKGKVK encoded by the coding sequence ATGGCTAAAGCTACGGCAGAAACCCCCTTAATGCAACAACACAATGCCATCAAGGCTAAATACCCGGATGCCATTTTGCTTTTCAGGGTAGGGGATTTTTATGAAACTTTTGGCCAGGATGCAATCACAACCTCTTCTGTACTGGGGATCACTTTGACCAGGCGCAATAACGGCAATCCGGCTGCATCAGAACTGGCGGGATTTCCCCACCATGCTTTAGATACCTATCTGCATAAACTGGTAAAAGCAGGCTACCGTGTCGCCATCTGCGACCAGCTGGAAGACCCAAAACTGGCGAAAGGAATTGTAAAGCGTGGCGTGACCGAACTTGTTACTCCCGGAGTTGCCACCAGCGATAAATTGCTAGAACACAGCAGCAATAATTTTTTAGCGGCCCTGCATTTTGAAGAAGACAGGACCGGGATCGCATTTCTCGATATAAGTACCGGCGAATTCTTTGTTGCGGAGGGCGATAAGGAATATGCCGATAAATTACTGCAAAGTCTTAAGCCTGCAGAAGTGATCTTTCAGCGCAACCAGCAGCGGTATTTTAAGGAAAACTTCGGTACCAAATTCTTTACCTACACCCTGGAGGAATGGATATTTGCCGAAGCCTATGCCACCGAAAGTTTATTGAAGCATTTTGGCACGCACAGCCTGAAGGGGTTCGGCATTGAAGGAATGAGGACGGGCATCGTTGCAGCGGGCGCCATCCTGCATTATTTAAAGGATACAGAGCATCCCAACCTTGGCCATATCACTTCCATCCAGCGCATCGACCGGGAAGAGCATTTATGGATGGACCGTTTCACCATCCGAAACCTGGAATTATTCGGCGGCAGCGAAGGCAGCAATACCCTGCTGAAAGTGCTGGACAATACAGTATCTGCCATGGGGGCAAGGTTGCTGAAACGCTGGATGGTTCTGCCACTGAACAGCATCTCAAAAATAAATGAGCGGCTGAATGCAGTGGAGTTCCTGATAAAAGAAGTTGACCTGCGGAATAAGATCGCCCAGTACATCAAACAGGCAGGCGATGTGGAACGGCTGGTGAGCAAAGTGCCGCTTAAGAAAGTGAACCCAAGAGAAGTTCTCCAGATCGCCAAAGGACTGCAGCAAACAGAACTGATAAGGTCCCTTTGTGAGCATTCGTCAAACGATTATCTGAAAAGACTGGGAGATTCGCTGAACCCCTGTAAATATATCCTGGATAAGATCCTGAAAGAGCTGAATGAAAACCCTCCTGCGGCGGCATCCAGGGGCTCGGTGATCGCTGCCGGCGTGAATGAGGAACTGGATGCATTGCGTAAAATTGCCAGCGGGGGTAAGGATTACCTGATCGAACTGCAACAGAAGGAAGCACTGGCAACAGGCATTTCTTCCCTGAAGATCAGTTTCAACAATGTGTTTGGTTATTACCTGGAAGTAACGCATGCGCACAAAACAAAAGTGCCCGGTACCTGGATACGCAAACAGACGCTTGTCAATGCAGAGCGTTACATCACCCCGGAATTAAAGGAGTACGAGGAAAAGATCGTGGGTGCAGAAGACAAGATGCTGCAGATCGAGATGCAGCTCTTTGAAGAACTGCTGAATGAACTGCAGGATTACATTGCCCCCATGCAGGTGAATGGTCATGTGATGGCGGTGCTGGATTGCCTCTGTTGTTTTGCCAATAACGCAATTTACTTTGGTTATAAAAAGCCTATGCTGGAGGATAACTTCATCCTCGATATCAAAGACAGCCGTCACCCGGTGATCGAAAGGAACCTGCCGGTGGGCGAATCCTATATTGCCAACGATATTTACCTGGATCCCTCCACGCAGCAGATCATCATTTTAACCGGCCCCAACATGAGTGGTAAGAGTGCATTGCTGCGGCAGACCGCATTGATCACGTTGATGGCACATATGGGAAGTTTTGTCCCGGCAAGTGATGCAAGGATCCCCCTGACCGATAAAATATTCACCCGGGTAGGGGCCAGCGATAATTTAAGCGGTGGCGAAAGCACGTTCATGGTGGAAATGAATGAAACAGCAAGCATCATCAACAACCTTACCAAACGGAGCCTGATATTGCTGGATGAGATCGGCAGGGGAACATCCACCTATGATGGCATCAGTATTGCATGGAGTATCGCTGAATTCTTACACAATTCACCCCATCAGCCCAAAACATTATTTGCCACACACTACCACGAACTGAATGAACTGGAGAATAAATTCTCCGGCATCAAAAATTACCACGTAACCAATAAAGAGGTCGGCAATAAGATAATCTTCCTGCGTAAGCTTGCCCCGGGCGGAAGCACCCATAGCTTCGGTATTCATGTGGCCCGTATGGCAGGCATGCCGCCGGCATTGATCGATCGGGCCAATGAGATCTTAAAACAGTTGGAAGAAAGCAGGGAAGGAGGACAGGCGGCTTCCCTTGACAGTAACCTGAAAAAATTATCCACCCCAAAAATGCAGCTCAGTATTTTTGACGCCCACTCCATGACTTTTGATGAAATAAGAAAACTGCTGGAAGAAGTGGACATCAACCGCCTCACCCCGGTGGAAGCCCTGCTTAAGCTCCAGGAAATTAAAGGAAAAGTAAAATAG
- a CDS encoding DUF4407 domain-containing protein: protein MEKNIAVSQREHYEPSQFTEFLWWLATAEKEILVDSVVDRNRYRIIGMTVLATWVFATFTWAYFFSTVVDSFFISAALGLFMGFIILTIDRALIKGITKFNKRKVAPLLFRGLLALTIGTFMAQPAVLYMFDKEIRLQTSLDNEKKKMLKQQELETLFKSQKEDLIKQRDAIRSELSSKYDAVSKARENFLAETDGSGGTGKIGIKDIAIAKRNEYQKLDAEYQALLKEDQPRLDSADAALKMIGDKIKAEEANFTLYLNNGFLTRVEALSNLLKNNDALLFRYYLVVFILVLIELMPVIAKTMLPSGSYDEKVMLREEMEIAIANSNIRKEQQLKELYNQLAFESDSEAITAFFSLSKDDRYEKMKAFSKKWKEENHQTFDGLWEKMKKEILSKQEN from the coding sequence ATGGAAAAAAATATTGCTGTTTCCCAAAGGGAACATTATGAACCATCGCAGTTCACGGAGTTTTTGTGGTGGCTGGCTACCGCCGAAAAAGAGATACTGGTGGATTCGGTCGTTGACCGCAACCGGTACCGAATCATCGGCATGACGGTACTGGCAACCTGGGTCTTTGCCACGTTCACCTGGGCATATTTTTTCAGTACGGTTGTGGATTCATTTTTTATTTCCGCCGCACTCGGACTGTTCATGGGTTTTATCATCCTCACCATCGACAGGGCCCTGATAAAAGGGATCACCAAATTCAACAAACGGAAAGTGGCCCCGCTGTTATTCCGGGGGTTGCTGGCTTTGACCATTGGCACATTCATGGCCCAGCCTGCTGTGCTGTATATGTTTGATAAGGAAATAAGATTGCAGACATCCCTGGATAATGAAAAGAAGAAGATGCTTAAGCAGCAGGAACTTGAAACGCTGTTCAAAAGCCAGAAAGAGGATTTAATAAAGCAAAGGGATGCGATCAGGAGTGAACTGTCCTCAAAATATGATGCCGTTTCCAAAGCAAGGGAAAACTTTTTGGCAGAAACAGACGGCAGCGGCGGCACCGGGAAGATCGGCATTAAAGACATTGCCATTGCCAAACGGAATGAATACCAGAAACTGGATGCGGAATACCAGGCATTGTTAAAGGAAGATCAGCCCAGGCTGGACAGTGCCGATGCTGCATTGAAAATGATCGGTGATAAGATAAAAGCGGAAGAAGCCAATTTTACACTTTACCTGAACAATGGTTTTTTGACCCGGGTGGAAGCATTGAGCAATTTACTCAAGAACAACGATGCCCTCCTGTTCCGTTATTACCTGGTCGTTTTTATCCTGGTGCTGATCGAACTGATGCCGGTAATTGCCAAGACCATGTTGCCATCCGGCAGTTATGATGAAAAAGTGATGCTGCGGGAAGAGATGGAAATTGCCATAGCAAACAGCAACATCCGCAAGGAACAGCAACTGAAAGAACTGTACAACCAGCTCGCATTTGAAAGTGACTCCGAAGCCATTACGGCCTTCTTCTCCCTGAGTAAGGACGACCGCTATGAAAAAATGAAAGCCTTCAGCAAAAAATGGAAGGAAGAGAACCACCAGACCTTCGACGGGCTTTGGGAAAAGATGAAGAAGGAGATTCTGAGCAAGCAGGAAAACTGA
- a CDS encoding outer membrane lipoprotein carrier protein LolA: MKKFLPVFMAMMVLVLTVSAQPPKGMGNSDPDAKKILDAVSAKFKTFRSVQSKFSLKIENSSNKLMGNKSGTVFMKGTKYRINVTGQEIYCDGSNVWTVDKAAKEVTISKLDPSNNTITPQKLFTNFYDKDFLYKLNSDAKGIQEIELTPIDKSKLFHKVIVYINKTTQTITSTKIFEKAGNRYTYTVSGMNTKGSIADDTFVFNQKNYPGMEIVDLR, translated from the coding sequence ATGAAGAAATTTCTCCCTGTGTTCATGGCAATGATGGTGCTGGTTCTAACGGTTTCCGCTCAACCCCCGAAAGGCATGGGCAACAGCGACCCGGATGCAAAAAAGATACTGGATGCCGTGAGCGCCAAATTCAAGACCTTCAGGTCGGTTCAGTCTAAATTCAGTTTAAAGATCGAGAACAGCAGTAACAAGTTAATGGGCAATAAATCCGGTACGGTCTTTATGAAAGGTACCAAGTACCGCATTAATGTCACCGGCCAGGAAATTTATTGCGACGGCAGCAATGTATGGACCGTGGATAAAGCAGCCAAAGAAGTCACCATCAGCAAACTGGATCCCTCCAACAATACCATCACCCCGCAAAAGCTTTTCACAAATTTTTACGACAAAGACTTTTTGTACAAACTGAACAGTGATGCAAAAGGCATACAGGAAATTGAACTTACGCCGATCGACAAATCGAAGCTCTTTCACAAAGTGATCGTTTATATCAACAAGACCACGCAGACCATCACGTCCACCAAAATATTTGAAAAAGCCGGCAACCGGTATACCTATACCGTAAGCGGAATGAATACAAAAGGAAGTATCGCGGATGATACCTTTGTATTTAACCAGAAGAATTACCCGGGGATGGAAATTGTGGACCTGCGGTGA
- a CDS encoding DUF255 domain-containing protein produces MNKVLGFLVILAAPLLLVSFHAPKKEKINWLSLAELQAAYAKEPRPIIIDVYTDWCGWCKVMDKETYGNDKVADYLNRNFYAVKFNAESKSQVVFGNRKYGFNPAYNANDLAVYLLGGRMGYPTTVLLSALDAQPAPLSGYLKPSELEPPVKYFGEGAYKNKNFPEYMKGFAGTW; encoded by the coding sequence ATGAATAAAGTTCTGGGTTTTTTGGTGATCCTGGCCGCTCCCCTGCTGCTGGTATCATTCCATGCGCCCAAAAAAGAAAAGATAAACTGGCTAAGTTTAGCCGAGTTGCAGGCAGCGTATGCAAAAGAACCCAGGCCCATCATCATTGATGTATATACCGACTGGTGTGGCTGGTGTAAAGTGATGGATAAGGAAACGTACGGCAACGATAAAGTGGCCGACTACCTCAACAGGAATTTTTACGCCGTAAAGTTCAATGCGGAGTCAAAAAGCCAGGTCGTTTTCGGGAACAGGAAATATGGTTTCAACCCCGCCTATAATGCCAATGACCTGGCCGTTTATTTACTGGGAGGCCGCATGGGTTATCCCACCACGGTCTTATTATCAGCATTGGATGCACAACCGGCTCCCCTTTCAGGATATCTTAAACCTTCAGAACTGGAACCACCGGTAAAGTATTTTGGAGAAGGCGCTTATAAGAACAAGAATTTCCCGGAGTATATGAAGGGATTTGCCGGAACCTGGTAA
- a CDS encoding APC family permease — translation MAAPKLQRSLGLFQSTVINMIDMVGIGPFVTLPIVMGLMGGMFLYAWIAGAVLSLVDAMIWSELGAAYPLAGGSYNFLKEAYGRNGMGRMMSFLYIWQTIIQAPLVAASAAIGFAQYLGYLVELDEWQQKMVSASVIVVVTILLYRKIDSIGKIAVLLWTGVILTIGWIIVGGIAHGNFLQTLKDINEGFSWGHLASFAFGQACIKSIYSYLGYYNVCHLGAEIKDPGKNIPRSMFISVIGIAILYIAMNMSVSSVIPWQEIKQWQDAGVNNFVVSTFIERLYGKVAANTATVMILWVALASLFAVMLGYSRVPYAAAADGSFFKVFAKLHPTRNFPYVSLLVMAAFGFVFSLLFKMSDVISGILAMRIMVQFIGQAVGVIILRKRNGTKALPYKMPLYPLPVILVIAMWLFVFYSTGLKVINSFLIVFGSGLVVYFIYAKLQNQWPYKRKEDAISDEEIRGFEN, via the coding sequence ATGGCAGCACCAAAACTACAGCGAAGCTTAGGCTTATTTCAATCCACTGTGATCAATATGATCGACATGGTGGGCATCGGCCCCTTTGTTACATTGCCCATTGTAATGGGACTGATGGGCGGCATGTTCTTATATGCCTGGATCGCCGGCGCCGTTCTGTCGTTAGTGGATGCAATGATCTGGAGCGAACTGGGTGCAGCATATCCCCTTGCCGGCGGCAGTTACAACTTTTTAAAAGAAGCATATGGCAGGAACGGCATGGGCCGGATGATGAGTTTCCTGTACATCTGGCAAACCATCATACAGGCACCGCTGGTGGCCGCCTCCGCTGCCATCGGGTTCGCACAATACCTGGGTTACCTGGTTGAACTGGATGAGTGGCAGCAAAAAATGGTCTCCGCTTCGGTGATCGTTGTTGTTACCATTTTACTCTACCGGAAAATAGACAGCATCGGGAAAATTGCCGTACTGCTCTGGACCGGTGTGATCCTTACCATCGGCTGGATCATTGTGGGAGGTATTGCCCATGGAAATTTTTTACAAACACTCAAAGACATCAATGAAGGTTTCAGCTGGGGTCACCTGGCATCGTTTGCATTCGGACAGGCATGCATCAAATCCATTTACAGTTACCTGGGGTATTATAATGTCTGCCACCTGGGCGCCGAAATAAAAGACCCCGGCAAGAATATTCCACGCAGCATGTTCATCTCGGTGATCGGCATTGCCATTTTATACATTGCCATGAACATGAGTGTAAGCAGTGTCATCCCCTGGCAGGAGATCAAACAGTGGCAGGATGCCGGTGTAAACAATTTTGTGGTGAGCACTTTCATAGAAAGGCTCTATGGCAAGGTCGCGGCCAATACTGCTACGGTAATGATACTGTGGGTGGCGCTTGCTTCCTTATTTGCCGTAATGCTGGGTTATTCCAGGGTACCGTATGCTGCAGCGGCAGATGGTTCTTTCTTTAAAGTATTTGCCAAACTACACCCCACCCGGAATTTCCCATACGTTTCCTTACTGGTGATGGCGGCATTCGGTTTTGTTTTCAGCCTGCTCTTTAAAATGAGTGATGTGATCAGCGGCATCCTGGCCATGCGCATCATGGTACAGTTCATTGGCCAGGCTGTGGGAGTCATCATCCTGCGTAAAAGAAACGGCACAAAGGCATTGCCTTATAAAATGCCCCTGTATCCCCTTCCGGTTATCCTGGTCATTGCGATGTGGCTTTTTGTTTTTTATTCAACCGGGCTGAAAGTGATCAACTCTTTTTTAATTGTTTTTGGTTCCGGGCTGGTCGTGTATTTCATTTATGCAAAGCTGCAAAACCAGTGGCCGTACAAGAGAAAGGAAGATGCAATATCAGACGAAGAAATCAGGGGGTTTGAGAATTGA
- a CDS encoding type I restriction enzyme HsdR N-terminal domain-containing protein, producing MIRIDYPPYQPKIKAAADKELIFDEARKRWVTLTSEEWVRQNFLQYLLQVKKYPASMIAIEKEIRLGELKKRFDMLVYGRNSKPWMIVECKEMGVPLDKKVLDQVLRYNITMQVPYMVITNGGLCMALAVSNGELKEINDLPDL from the coding sequence ATGATCCGGATAGACTACCCCCCATATCAACCCAAAATAAAAGCAGCAGCTGATAAGGAACTCATCTTTGATGAGGCCCGGAAACGCTGGGTGACGCTAACCTCCGAAGAATGGGTACGCCAGAACTTTCTGCAATACCTGTTGCAGGTTAAAAAATACCCGGCTTCGATGATCGCCATTGAAAAGGAGATCAGGCTGGGTGAATTAAAGAAACGTTTTGACATGCTGGTGTACGGCCGGAATTCAAAACCCTGGATGATCGTTGAGTGCAAGGAGATGGGTGTGCCGTTGGATAAAAAAGTATTGGACCAGGTGTTGCGGTACAATATAACGATGCAGGTTCCTTATATGGTGATCACCAACGGAGGTCTTTGTATGGCCCTGGCTGTTTCAAACGGAGAATTAAAAGAGATAAATGACCTTCCGGATCTATAA
- a CDS encoding AMP nucleosidase — protein sequence MKTKEEIVQNWLPRYTGEKIEKFGEYILLTNFSNYVELFAKWNKVRVVGVGKAMQCATAGNITIINFGMGSPGAATIMDLLSAIHPKAVLFLGKCGGLKKRNKLGDLILPIAAIRGEGTSNDYFPPEVPALPAFALQKAVSTTIRDYAVDYWTGTVYTTNRRVWEHDEKFKTYLLDIRAYAIDMETATIFTVGFYNKIPTGALLLVSDQPMIPEGVKTAASDKRVTAKYVNIHIKIGIDSLKQLMNNGLTVRHLKF from the coding sequence ATGAAGACAAAAGAAGAAATTGTACAGAACTGGTTACCCAGGTACACCGGAGAAAAGATCGAAAAATTCGGCGAATATATTCTGCTTACCAATTTTTCCAATTACGTAGAACTTTTTGCCAAATGGAATAAAGTGCGGGTGGTGGGCGTGGGCAAGGCCATGCAATGTGCCACAGCAGGCAATATCACCATCATTAATTTCGGAATGGGCAGTCCCGGTGCTGCCACGATCATGGACCTGCTGAGCGCCATACACCCCAAGGCTGTTTTGTTCCTGGGCAAATGTGGCGGATTGAAAAAGCGTAATAAACTCGGCGACCTCATCCTACCCATTGCTGCAATAAGGGGGGAAGGTACATCCAATGATTACTTCCCGCCCGAGGTACCTGCCCTGCCGGCATTTGCCCTGCAGAAAGCGGTATCCACCACCATCCGTGACTATGCGGTTGACTACTGGACCGGAACGGTGTACACCACCAACCGCCGTGTCTGGGAGCATGATGAAAAATTCAAGACCTACCTCCTGGATATCAGGGCCTATGCCATAGATATGGAGACAGCCACCATTTTTACCGTTGGTTTCTACAATAAGATCCCCACGGGCGCCTTGTTGCTGGTAAGTGACCAACCCATGATCCCCGAGGGAGTGAAAACGGCTGCCAGTGACAAACGGGTGACTGCCAAATATGTGAACATCCACATCAAAATAGGCATCGACTCGCTGAAGCAACTGATGAATAACGGGCTGACCGTACGACATCTTAAGTTTTGA